In Pelodiscus sinensis isolate JC-2024 chromosome 2, ASM4963464v1, whole genome shotgun sequence, the following proteins share a genomic window:
- the LOC142827278 gene encoding uncharacterized protein LOC142827278, translating into MSQPQERPGPSTEPSGDPAKGSKRRAPSWSGAEIKSLLELWGEEEALQALKSRRRNAEIYGRMAEALAQKGHYPHTQDQVRSKVKELRQGYAKAREESSRSGAAPHYCPYYPELDQILGGSAEARTPWRFVQSRLADPVVDAPERELQQSGDGDMGPEEEDSEETATLTLEPVTQTSEASQASSGAGEEAAAGPAVEEGRSTPAPPPSPSPSRRHGSRRHRRVYADILRQHVEAVQEQNAILLQRAEAEERWRDRLMNELVLQRTVLYATLREVSGLPAAVPGPAPPAPHDPTPPNPPSTTASLSPFGPPSPPASPAPLSPWPSSPPGFHPPRAPQQPANRQVHHPIP; encoded by the exons atgtcccagccccaagagcgtcctggcccttccacagagccttctggggacccagccaagggctccaagcgccgggcaccatcctggtccggcgcagagatcaagagcctgctggagctgtggggagaggaggaggccttacaggccctcaaaagccggcggcgaaatgccgaaatttatggccgcatggctgaagccctggcccagaagggccactacccccacacccaggaccaggtgcgctccaaagtgaaggagctgcggcagggctatgccaaagccagggaggagagctcccggtctggggcagccccccactactgcccctactacccagagctggaccagatcctgggtggcagtgcagaagcacgcacaccatgGAGGTTCGTGCAATCCagactggcagacccggtggtggacgctccagagcgggagctacagcagtctggagacggggacatgggcccagaggaggaggacagcgaggagacggcgaccctcaccctggagccagtcacccagacctctgaggcctcccaggcgtcatctggcgcgggagaggaagcagcag ccggaccagccgtggaagagggccgcagcaccccagccccacctccatctccatctccatctcggagacatgggagccgcagacacaggcgtgtctacgctgacatcctccggcagcacgtcgaggctgtgcaggagcagaacgccatcctgctacagagggcggaggcagaggagcggtggcgtgatcggctcatgaatgagctggtcctgcagcgcacagtgctgtacgccaccctgagggaggtcagcggcttgcctgctgctgtgcctggtcctgctcctccagcaccccatgaccccaccccaccaaaccccccttccacaacagcatccctttccccctttggacctccctctcccccagcctccccagctcctctctccccctggccctcctctcccccaggcttccaccccccaagagccccccagcagccagccaaccgacaggtgcatcacccgatcccgtag